Proteins from a single region of Agrobacterium vaccinii:
- a CDS encoding LysR family transcriptional regulator: MQRFQLGSIDLNLLKVIYALVVKGNMTAAGQYIGLYQPAMSHALKRVLAITGDDLFKKTSGGFVMTRYCTEIFPVVRRIIEDTERSCCRSKALSLRGPTGYSELE, encoded by the coding sequence ATGCAGCGGTTTCAATTGGGGTCGATAGACCTCAACCTTTTAAAGGTCATCTATGCCCTGGTCGTGAAGGGCAATATGACAGCTGCTGGTCAATATATCGGTCTTTACCAGCCTGCAATGAGCCACGCGCTGAAACGCGTGCTCGCCATAACCGGTGACGACCTGTTCAAGAAGACCTCGGGTGGCTTCGTAATGACCCGGTATTGCACAGAGATATTTCCTGTGGTGAGGCGTATCATCGAGGATACGGAACGGTCATGCTGTCGAAGCAAAGCTTTGAGCCTGCGAGGTCCCACCGGGTATTCAGAATTGGAATGA
- a CDS encoding TetR/AcrR family transcriptional regulator, producing MARTGRPRRFDRDDAVSRAMHLFWQHGYEGASTDRLRLAMGGISSASFYAAFGSKELLFRESLQRYLEQHGGVVAALRDISLPARDRLERALLASVTVQTETSHPSGCMVTLSATVLSEAGVTLQALTAGYREETRRAIADCISDGVSSGALSAATDVSSLASLYDAILLGVSIQARDGVSIASIRGAVRSAMASWDAAARD from the coding sequence ATGGCGAGAACCGGTAGGCCAAGGCGTTTTGATCGCGACGATGCGGTATCGCGTGCGATGCATCTGTTCTGGCAGCATGGCTATGAGGGAGCCTCGACGGACCGGTTGCGGCTCGCCATGGGTGGTATTTCTTCAGCGAGTTTCTATGCCGCCTTCGGTTCGAAGGAGCTGCTTTTCCGTGAAAGCCTGCAACGGTATCTGGAGCAGCATGGTGGGGTGGTGGCAGCTCTTCGCGACATCAGCCTTCCGGCGCGTGACCGGCTCGAACGGGCGCTTCTGGCTTCGGTGACTGTTCAGACGGAGACATCTCACCCGTCCGGCTGCATGGTCACACTTTCGGCGACGGTCCTCTCAGAGGCGGGCGTGACGTTGCAGGCTTTAACCGCGGGTTACCGCGAAGAAACCCGAAGAGCGATCGCCGACTGCATATCTGATGGAGTTTCAAGCGGCGCCCTGAGCGCGGCAACGGATGTTTCCTCTTTGGCTTCTCTTTACGATGCAATCTTGCTCGGCGTCTCGATCCAAGCCCGCGATGGCGTATCAATCGCATCGATCCGTGGCGCCGTCAGATCGGCGATGGCAAGCTGGGATGCTGCGGCCAGAGATTAG
- a CDS encoding MFS transporter translates to MADTLAVQRRKTFASPQEHLPVGALLVLAMTGFTAILTETLPAGLLPQMAEGLSVSQSLAGQTVTVYAVGSLVAAIPLTLWTQGWRRKPALLLAIAGFLIFNTITALSTSYAITLGARFLAGMAAGLGWGIVSGYARRMVIEPLQGKALAIAMAGTPLALALGVPAGAFFGATVGWRAAFLFMSATTLLLLVWVIWKMPDFPGQPTERRLSLTGVMRTSGVRTVLTVLFLWVTGHNILYTYVTPFAALSGLGDNIDVLLLAFGLAAMAGIWLTGVLVDRLLRALVLCSLIAFCATALSLALFATSTPIMIAAMVVWGLSFGGVATQLQTALADAAGEGVDLANAMLTTVWNSAIAAGGLVGGILLDRSGAGPLAWAAFLLAAAALIIATIARTYAFLPGPRTHNLS, encoded by the coding sequence ATGGCAGATACATTGGCAGTCCAACGCCGGAAAACGTTTGCGTCGCCGCAGGAGCATCTGCCCGTGGGAGCCTTGCTTGTGCTTGCCATGACGGGATTTACCGCGATTCTGACGGAAACCTTACCCGCTGGCCTTCTGCCGCAGATGGCGGAGGGCCTGAGCGTTTCGCAGTCGCTGGCGGGTCAGACCGTCACTGTTTATGCCGTTGGGTCACTCGTCGCGGCGATCCCGCTGACATTGTGGACGCAGGGCTGGCGACGCAAGCCGGCTTTGCTGCTTGCAATTGCCGGTTTCCTGATTTTCAACACGATCACGGCCTTATCAACGTCCTATGCCATCACACTTGGAGCTCGTTTCTTGGCGGGCATGGCCGCGGGGCTTGGATGGGGTATTGTCTCAGGCTATGCACGGCGAATGGTGATCGAGCCCTTGCAGGGAAAGGCACTGGCGATCGCCATGGCAGGGACGCCGCTGGCGCTCGCTCTCGGAGTTCCTGCTGGTGCCTTCTTCGGCGCCACTGTCGGCTGGAGAGCGGCTTTTCTGTTTATGTCTGCGACGACCCTGCTTTTGTTGGTTTGGGTAATCTGGAAAATGCCTGACTTTCCGGGCCAACCCACTGAGCGGCGGCTATCTCTTACCGGGGTCATGCGGACATCGGGGGTACGAACAGTCCTCACTGTGTTGTTCCTGTGGGTGACGGGGCACAATATTCTCTATACCTACGTCACGCCTTTCGCGGCGCTTTCGGGTCTGGGCGACAACATCGATGTGCTGCTTCTCGCTTTCGGACTGGCGGCAATGGCCGGGATCTGGCTGACTGGCGTGTTGGTCGACCGACTTTTGCGCGCACTGGTTCTCTGCAGCCTCATCGCCTTCTGCGCGACGGCTCTGTCTTTGGCATTATTTGCCACCTCAACACCCATCATGATCGCGGCCATGGTCGTCTGGGGCCTCTCCTTCGGTGGTGTAGCCACGCAGCTACAGACGGCGCTTGCAGATGCGGCTGGAGAAGGTGTTGACCTCGCCAATGCCATGCTCACCACCGTGTGGAACAGCGCGATTGCGGCGGGCGGCCTCGTGGGCGGCATTTTGCTAGACCGCAGCGGTGCGGGTCCCCTCGCATGGGCAGCTTTTCTGCTGGCAGCAGCGGCATTGATAATCGCGACCATCGCTCGCACTTACGCATTCTTACCGGGTCCTCGGACCCACAACCTTTCCTGA
- a CDS encoding zinc-dependent alcohol dehydrogenase family protein produces MKAYQIGDQNGLECLTAVNRPDPVAGPGQVVVAPRLISLISRDVQILRGVYGPRQSPDRIPISEGVGVVVSVGDGVGNVAQGDRVVCGHFAGWIDGPFRTDVFSHDIGVTHDGWLAERVVIPADALIRVPDDLDDTRVAGLASVGLTAWNALIEVAKVKEGELVVCLGTGSVSLFALKLAKALGARVAITSSSDAKLAIARDMGADILINYHSHPEWANELMAQNDGVGANIIMETGGQDTLGQSIAAAAANTRIVVIGVTPGTTSPIPNYTALILRNITIRGIANGNRSMFSDLLAAIKRLGIETLVDRTFPFDEANEAFAYYAEGKHIGRVMISVPS; encoded by the coding sequence ATGAAAGCTTACCAGATTGGCGACCAGAATGGTCTCGAATGCCTGACCGCAGTCAACCGTCCAGATCCAGTTGCAGGACCAGGGCAGGTCGTCGTCGCACCACGCCTGATCAGCCTTATCAGCCGCGATGTGCAAATCCTGCGCGGGGTCTACGGACCGCGCCAATCGCCCGATCGCATCCCCATATCGGAAGGCGTCGGTGTCGTTGTCTCTGTTGGGGATGGCGTTGGCAACGTCGCACAAGGTGACCGCGTCGTGTGCGGACATTTCGCGGGATGGATAGACGGTCCGTTCCGCACGGACGTCTTCTCTCACGACATCGGCGTGACGCATGATGGCTGGTTGGCAGAGCGGGTTGTCATTCCAGCCGATGCGCTGATACGCGTCCCCGACGATCTCGACGATACCCGCGTTGCCGGGCTTGCCTCCGTCGGCCTTACCGCATGGAATGCGCTCATTGAGGTTGCTAAGGTGAAGGAAGGCGAACTTGTCGTGTGCCTTGGCACCGGCAGTGTTTCACTCTTCGCGTTGAAACTGGCAAAGGCGCTTGGTGCGCGTGTCGCGATCACCTCTTCCAGCGACGCCAAACTGGCCATCGCACGCGATATGGGCGCCGACATTCTCATCAACTACCACAGCCATCCCGAATGGGCCAACGAACTGATGGCGCAGAACGACGGCGTCGGCGCAAACATCATCATGGAGACCGGTGGTCAGGATACACTGGGACAATCCATCGCGGCTGCCGCTGCCAATACCCGTATCGTCGTTATCGGCGTAACGCCTGGCACCACATCGCCAATTCCGAACTACACCGCCCTTATTCTGCGCAATATCACCATTCGCGGCATCGCCAACGGCAATCGAAGCATGTTCTCCGATCTTCTTGCAGCGATAAAGCGACTTGGAATTGAGACGCTCGTCGATCGCACATTCCCGTTCGACGAGGCAAACGAAGCCTTTGCTTATTATGCCGAAGGAAAGCATATCGGGAGAGTGATGATCTCGGTGCCAAGCTAA
- a CDS encoding NADPH-dependent oxidoreductase, with protein MHSSDLTDGEAPQQRLAARYGVDQDFSLPFWNSTIDALLNHRTTRAYLPKSLPAGTIELLVAAAQSAPTSSNLQAWSVVAVQDKDRKARLAGYTGGNAHILAAPLFLVWLIDLKRLRAVAKQHGNEAEGLDYLESFLIGAIDAALAAQNAVAAIDSLGLGSCYVGGVRNQPNDVARELRLPAEMVAVFGLTVGYPNPDVITDVKPRLPQSTVLFHETYSETSQIDLKTYDDVLREFQVKQKMPQSGWTAPIAKRIENAEALNGRAALAATLRGLGFPIK; from the coding sequence ATGCATTCTTCTGACCTGACCGACGGTGAAGCGCCACAGCAGCGCCTTGCTGCGCGCTATGGAGTGGATCAAGATTTCTCTCTGCCTTTTTGGAACAGTACGATCGATGCTCTGCTAAACCATCGCACTACGCGCGCATATCTACCGAAATCATTGCCCGCGGGTACGATCGAACTCTTAGTGGCAGCGGCCCAATCCGCGCCTACCTCGTCCAATCTTCAAGCCTGGAGTGTCGTTGCGGTTCAGGATAAAGACCGAAAGGCTAGGCTTGCTGGCTATACAGGTGGCAATGCGCATATTCTGGCTGCGCCGCTTTTCCTTGTATGGCTCATTGACCTCAAACGCTTGAGAGCCGTCGCCAAGCAGCATGGCAATGAGGCTGAGGGCCTAGATTATCTGGAAAGTTTCCTGATCGGTGCCATCGATGCGGCTCTCGCGGCCCAGAACGCTGTTGCGGCAATCGATTCACTCGGGCTAGGCTCGTGTTACGTGGGAGGCGTCCGCAACCAGCCAAACGACGTCGCCCGTGAACTTCGATTGCCTGCCGAAATGGTTGCGGTCTTCGGCCTCACCGTCGGATATCCCAACCCTGATGTCATTACCGACGTGAAGCCACGTCTGCCACAATCTACAGTTCTGTTTCATGAGACATATTCAGAGACTTCTCAGATCGATCTGAAAACATATGACGATGTGTTGAGGGAATTTCAGGTCAAACAAAAGATGCCGCAGTCAGGTTGGACAGCGCCAATCGCAAAACGTATTGAGAACGCAGAGGCGCTCAATGGGCGCGCAGCGTTGGCAGCGACTTTGCGCGGGCTGGGCTTCCCTATCAAATAA
- a CDS encoding LysR substrate-binding domain-containing protein: MQLPIKSILVFHAAARAGSISRAAEELSVTSSAVSQQIQVLEGQLGVTLLTKAGRGIMLTEAGERYFSMIADQIERIEEATGTIRGFRSVTTLTVRATPTLSNKWLLPRLGTLLDTHPDLELRLDGTNEPTDFSQEAVDIEIRHGDGRWPGLFVEGIVDEQFYPVCSPHYAAAGSLSAEDLLEHRLIHSAKSQAQWNSWFPLANVTAKERWRRILFDRSHMAIDAAVRGMGIALESSLMMGDEIESGRLVCPVASPPTIKITTQWIVCPRDHLRQKKVRIFLDWLRLERETWQKIHPSGALSI, encoded by the coding sequence ATGCAACTGCCCATTAAATCGATCCTGGTTTTTCATGCTGCGGCACGTGCGGGAAGCATCTCGCGCGCTGCGGAAGAGCTCAGTGTTACATCGTCGGCGGTCAGTCAGCAGATCCAAGTGCTCGAAGGCCAACTCGGCGTGACGCTGCTGACGAAAGCTGGTCGCGGGATTATGTTGACGGAGGCGGGCGAGAGATATTTCTCGATGATTGCCGATCAGATCGAACGGATCGAAGAAGCGACTGGAACCATCAGGGGTTTCCGGTCGGTTACGACGCTGACCGTGCGGGCTACGCCAACTCTGTCCAACAAATGGTTGCTGCCGCGGCTTGGCACCCTGCTCGACACGCACCCCGATCTTGAGCTTCGCCTTGATGGCACAAATGAACCAACAGATTTCAGTCAGGAAGCCGTGGACATCGAAATTCGGCATGGCGACGGACGGTGGCCGGGTCTTTTCGTGGAGGGCATAGTAGACGAGCAGTTTTATCCGGTCTGTTCTCCGCATTATGCAGCGGCTGGCAGCTTGAGCGCGGAAGACCTGCTTGAACATCGCCTGATACATTCCGCCAAATCGCAAGCGCAGTGGAACAGCTGGTTTCCGTTGGCCAACGTCACCGCAAAAGAACGTTGGCGCCGCATTCTTTTCGACCGGAGTCATATGGCCATTGATGCTGCAGTTCGCGGAATGGGCATTGCTCTTGAGAGCAGCCTGATGATGGGAGACGAGATTGAAAGCGGGCGACTTGTCTGCCCCGTCGCATCGCCACCGACCATCAAGATCACGACGCAGTGGATTGTGTGTCCGCGTGACCATCTTCGGCAAAAGAAAGTGCGAATCTTTCTCGACTGGTTGCGGCTTGAACGAGAGACCTGGCAGAAGATCCACCCATCGGGCGCTTTGTCAATTTAA
- a CDS encoding TRAP transporter large permease, translated as MSVFLLISFFGLSMLGIPLAVALALASVATLSFYTSMPLDLLSQTMFSSMNSFLLVAVPLFILVGTVMERGRVAERIFDFAEAMVGWLPGGLGHVNVISSVIFSGVSGSSVADIASVGAIEIKAMERHGFPKGYAVGMTLCTATLSSIIPPSILVVIAGSIANVSIGTLLVAGLVPGLFIALAFMVFNHFYSVHYGYNPPSPFNLRTVIVTGLRAILPMLTPLILIIGIASGLFTPTEAAAIAVVYVGILGVLVYRTLPVRELPEILISTARISGTILFIAATSQIAAWVFTYDGLPEKVAELLQAMNLGPLTGMLVIFVFLLIIGIFMEAIPAMFILIPVLMPPVEALGIDPIHFLIVTVMTLTLGLVTPPVGVCLFAAAQVANMSVEDVIRGSLAPMAVLTLAIFALVLFPILTLGPIRLLGMY; from the coding sequence ATGTCGGTCTTTCTTCTCATCTCATTTTTCGGGCTGAGCATGCTCGGCATTCCCTTGGCTGTTGCCTTGGCTCTGGCCAGCGTCGCCACCTTGTCGTTTTATACGTCGATGCCTCTCGATCTCTTGTCGCAGACGATGTTCTCGTCGATGAATTCGTTTCTTCTGGTCGCGGTGCCGCTTTTCATTCTTGTCGGTACCGTGATGGAACGTGGACGTGTCGCCGAACGCATCTTCGACTTTGCTGAAGCGATGGTCGGTTGGCTGCCGGGAGGCCTAGGCCACGTCAACGTCATCTCATCGGTCATCTTCTCCGGCGTTTCCGGCTCATCGGTTGCCGATATCGCCTCTGTCGGTGCGATTGAAATCAAGGCGATGGAACGGCATGGCTTTCCGAAGGGCTATGCGGTTGGCATGACGCTGTGTACGGCGACGCTGTCGTCCATCATTCCGCCATCGATCCTGGTGGTGATTGCGGGTTCGATCGCGAACGTTTCCATCGGAACGCTCTTGGTGGCGGGTTTGGTGCCGGGATTGTTCATTGCCTTGGCCTTCATGGTCTTCAACCACTTCTACTCCGTCCATTACGGGTACAATCCTCCATCACCGTTCAATCTTCGCACAGTCATTGTGACAGGTCTTCGTGCCATTCTGCCAATGCTGACGCCGCTCATTCTGATCATCGGCATCGCCAGTGGACTGTTCACGCCAACAGAAGCGGCTGCAATCGCAGTGGTCTATGTCGGCATCCTCGGCGTCCTGGTCTATAGAACGCTGCCGGTCAGAGAATTGCCGGAGATTCTGATCTCGACCGCACGGATATCCGGAACGATCCTTTTTATTGCTGCGACGTCGCAGATTGCAGCATGGGTTTTCACCTACGACGGTTTGCCGGAAAAGGTCGCCGAGCTGCTGCAGGCCATGAATCTGGGCCCTCTGACTGGCATGCTAGTCATTTTTGTCTTCCTGCTGATCATCGGTATCTTCATGGAAGCTATTCCAGCAATGTTCATTCTCATTCCGGTGCTGATGCCTCCGGTAGAGGCGCTCGGCATCGATCCGATCCATTTCCTTATCGTCACTGTCATGACACTGACGCTGGGGCTTGTGACGCCACCCGTGGGTGTCTGCTTGTTTGCGGCAGCCCAGGTGGCGAATATGAGTGTCGAGGACGTCATTCGCGGATCTCTTGCTCCGATGGCGGTCCTGACGCTGGCGATCTTTGCCCTCGTGCTTTTCCCGATCTTGACACTGGGACCAATCCGCCTGCTGGGAATGTATTGA
- a CDS encoding TRAP transporter small permease, producing the protein MRSSVSSWLGTVVKIVADVAAGAACGGVLIVVLLQVIGRLSGHPLPWTEEATRFLFIWMVFLGLAAGFRTVESARVVVFLVMGRRLFQHLAVPLYVGSSVFFFGLMGWTGFTLMRQQIMMNETAATLPIPMWLIGMVMPVSAVIAILAIIDSLRSRRDLIALPELGLPAGEIAHADVSITSGH; encoded by the coding sequence ATGCGTAGTTCCGTAAGTTCGTGGCTTGGCACCGTCGTCAAAATTGTTGCGGATGTTGCAGCTGGCGCCGCCTGTGGCGGTGTCTTGATCGTCGTCCTGTTGCAGGTCATCGGCCGCTTGTCGGGGCATCCTCTGCCCTGGACCGAGGAAGCAACGCGCTTTCTCTTCATCTGGATGGTCTTTCTTGGCCTCGCTGCGGGTTTCCGCACGGTGGAAAGCGCCCGAGTTGTCGTCTTTCTCGTGATGGGTCGGCGTCTGTTCCAGCATCTGGCGGTGCCGCTTTATGTCGGATCGTCCGTGTTTTTCTTCGGCCTTATGGGCTGGACCGGATTTACCCTCATGCGTCAGCAGATCATGATGAACGAAACGGCTGCGACCTTACCTATTCCGATGTGGCTTATCGGCATGGTGATGCCGGTTTCGGCGGTCATCGCAATACTGGCGATCATCGATTCTCTGCGCAGCCGTCGCGACTTGATCGCGCTTCCAGAACTCGGACTTCCGGCGGGCGAAATTGCCCATGCCGATGTGTCCATCACGTCAGGACATTAA
- a CDS encoding DctP family TRAP transporter solute-binding subunit — MKCNGIRSLIAAAAFMSVSIAHAETLTLSTPDSDTSEITLAAKKFAEIVSAKTNGELTIKVFPNGTLYGGDPSAGVKQLAGGSLDLLLNSTSLYATFNPKFTAIAIPYQFRDIKQLQAYLDSDLGQELQSDLSKIGIKGLDLWSRPLRQITNSKLPITSPADMKGMKLRVPNNPLWVEFFGAMGAAPTPMAFAEVYNALQLRVVDGQENPINVPVSAKLYEVQKYATISNHIADAWVLGMNPARYEGLSDALKAALNDAAKETEAWKAENDNADIAKSIATLKANGVEVNELTDEQRKAFVDVAAGLSDKFSALVKDQSFFDRTHTFVTTN; from the coding sequence ATGAAATGCAACGGGATTCGTAGCTTGATCGCTGCGGCAGCCTTTATGTCTGTTTCCATCGCACATGCCGAGACGCTGACACTGTCAACGCCGGACTCTGACACCTCGGAAATCACGCTGGCTGCGAAGAAATTCGCAGAAATCGTGTCTGCGAAGACGAACGGTGAATTGACCATCAAGGTCTTCCCGAATGGTACGCTCTACGGGGGTGATCCGTCGGCTGGCGTAAAGCAACTGGCCGGGGGCTCGCTTGACCTGTTGCTCAATTCCACATCGCTTTACGCGACATTCAATCCGAAATTCACTGCCATCGCCATTCCCTATCAGTTCCGCGATATCAAGCAGTTGCAGGCATATCTGGATAGCGACCTTGGCCAGGAACTCCAATCAGATCTAAGCAAAATCGGCATCAAAGGCCTCGATCTCTGGTCGCGACCCCTTCGCCAGATCACCAATTCCAAGCTTCCCATCACGTCGCCCGCTGACATGAAGGGCATGAAGCTGCGCGTTCCCAACAATCCGTTGTGGGTCGAATTCTTCGGTGCCATGGGTGCAGCACCCACACCGATGGCTTTCGCCGAAGTTTACAACGCTTTGCAGTTAAGGGTGGTTGACGGTCAGGAAAATCCGATCAACGTGCCGGTCAGCGCAAAACTTTACGAAGTCCAGAAATACGCAACGATCAGCAACCACATTGCGGACGCCTGGGTCCTTGGCATGAACCCGGCACGCTACGAGGGTTTGAGCGACGCCTTGAAGGCCGCACTGAATGATGCCGCCAAAGAAACGGAAGCTTGGAAAGCCGAGAACGATAATGCCGACATCGCAAAATCCATTGCGACTTTGAAGGCAAACGGTGTGGAGGTGAACGAATTGACCGACGAGCAGCGCAAGGCGTTTGTCGATGTCGCGGCAGGTCTGTCCGACAAGTTCTCCGCTCTGGTCAAGGATCAGTCCTTCTTCGATCGCACGCATACTTTCGTCACTACGAATTGA
- a CDS encoding NAD(P)-dependent oxidoreductase yields the protein MDEQTRNTTVAVIGTGIMGAPMAGRLAGAGYKVQAWNRTSEKAAALHDTGVTTVGSAAEAASKADVVICMLSSGPVCEAVLLGDSGVVSAMTAGATLIVMSSIPVETAVAIAEAAAACGIECLDAPVSGGEKGAIEGTLAIMVGGDSAVVDSLCPIFACLGRVTHVGPSGSGALTKLANQLIVASTICAVAEALTLAERGGADPAKVREALLGGFADSTVFRQHGLRMVEGNFVPGGPAKYQVKDTSTALAFARSRGLTLPIGEEVDRLFQAMVDNGDGDLDHSGIIRELKRMNA from the coding sequence ATGGACGAGCAAACGCGCAATACAACCGTTGCCGTCATCGGTACCGGCATCATGGGTGCACCCATGGCCGGTCGCTTGGCAGGCGCGGGTTACAAGGTGCAGGCGTGGAACAGGACATCGGAAAAGGCAGCGGCATTGCATGACACGGGCGTCACCACTGTCGGCAGTGCCGCGGAGGCAGCCTCCAAAGCCGATGTGGTTATCTGCATGCTGAGCTCAGGTCCCGTTTGCGAAGCGGTTTTGCTTGGCGATAGCGGCGTCGTGAGCGCCATGACGGCAGGCGCCACACTTATCGTGATGAGTTCCATTCCAGTGGAAACAGCCGTTGCGATCGCTGAGGCTGCGGCCGCCTGCGGCATCGAGTGTCTCGACGCACCGGTTTCGGGCGGGGAAAAAGGGGCTATTGAAGGCACGCTGGCAATTATGGTCGGTGGAGACAGCGCGGTGGTGGACAGTCTGTGCCCGATCTTCGCCTGTCTTGGACGGGTTACACATGTCGGGCCATCAGGCAGCGGCGCGCTGACGAAACTTGCAAACCAACTGATTGTCGCATCGACGATATGCGCCGTTGCCGAGGCACTGACGCTTGCCGAACGCGGCGGTGCGGATCCAGCCAAGGTTCGTGAAGCGCTGCTTGGTGGCTTTGCGGACTCCACCGTTTTCCGTCAACATGGTCTGCGCATGGTCGAAGGCAATTTCGTGCCTGGCGGACCGGCCAAATATCAGGTGAAGGATACATCCACGGCTCTGGCGTTTGCGCGAAGTCGTGGCTTGACACTACCGATCGGCGAGGAGGTCGATCGGCTTTTCCAGGCTATGGTCGATAATGGCGATGGCGACCTGGATCACAGCGGAATTATCCGCGAACTAAAACGCATGAATGCATAA
- a CDS encoding putative quinol monooxygenase, producing MNSPNNKAFVVIAEFQVKPDSLAAFLEAARDDAMHSVADEPGCRQFDVICPEGSDDVVVFYEVYDSREAFDAHLETPHLGRFREAFPSLIVEERPVRFSTRYYP from the coding sequence ATGAACTCGCCGAACAACAAGGCCTTCGTAGTGATCGCAGAGTTTCAGGTGAAACCGGATAGCCTTGCGGCTTTCCTGGAGGCGGCGCGGGATGATGCCATGCATTCCGTTGCCGACGAGCCGGGCTGCCGGCAGTTCGACGTTATATGTCCGGAAGGCTCGGACGACGTCGTTGTCTTCTACGAGGTTTATGACAGCCGCGAAGCGTTCGATGCTCATCTGGAAACGCCTCATCTCGGTCGCTTTCGAGAGGCTTTCCCTTCATTGATCGTGGAAGAGCGGCCCGTCCGCTTTTCCACACGGTACTACCCATGA
- a CDS encoding NAD(P)H-dependent oxidoreductase → MNLYSLLSLRAAGGKPVRVGLIGAGKFGSMVLAQAQRIDGFHMVAVADLDVGKAKESMNRVGWPKERYSATSSADAVKNGTTFVTDDVNALFECGEIECIIEATGHPIAGTRHALGAIEHNKHVVMVNVEADVMVGPILAEKARAKGLIYSMAYGDQPALICELVDWARATGFEITSAGKGMNFEPRYRYSTPDTVWGLFGWTAEQVAADNLNPKLYNSFTDGTKAAIEMAAVANGTGLDCPDDGLAFPPAGLHDLARVFRPVADGGRMARSGLVDIAASQEPDGREVFNNIRYGVFVTFKAHNEYARSCFKQYGLLTDPSGWYASMWRPFHIIGLETSISVLSAVLRNEPTGCSKEFRGDAVATAKKDMQPGEMLDGEGGYAVWANAIPASRSLDLKALPIGLAHNVKLKRAIKKDQIVSYDDVELVKDLDVVGLRQEMENRFRPAKIAAE, encoded by the coding sequence ATGAATCTCTATTCTCTTCTTTCGTTGCGCGCGGCCGGTGGTAAGCCAGTTCGGGTGGGATTGATTGGCGCCGGTAAGTTTGGCTCAATGGTGCTTGCTCAGGCGCAGCGTATCGATGGTTTCCACATGGTTGCAGTTGCCGATCTCGATGTGGGCAAGGCGAAGGAATCGATGAACCGGGTTGGCTGGCCGAAGGAGCGTTATTCCGCCACGAGCAGCGCAGACGCCGTCAAGAACGGTACGACGTTTGTCACGGACGATGTCAACGCGCTGTTCGAATGCGGTGAGATCGAATGCATTATTGAAGCAACTGGCCACCCGATTGCCGGCACTCGCCATGCACTCGGCGCTATCGAGCACAACAAGCATGTGGTCATGGTCAACGTCGAGGCTGACGTGATGGTGGGTCCCATCCTCGCTGAAAAAGCGCGTGCCAAGGGCTTGATCTATTCCATGGCTTACGGTGACCAGCCAGCCCTCATTTGTGAACTGGTCGATTGGGCCAGAGCAACGGGCTTCGAAATAACATCGGCTGGCAAGGGTATGAATTTCGAGCCACGCTACCGCTATTCCACGCCGGATACGGTCTGGGGCTTGTTCGGCTGGACAGCGGAACAGGTGGCTGCTGACAATCTCAATCCGAAGCTCTACAACTCCTTTACCGACGGCACGAAGGCTGCGATCGAAATGGCGGCTGTTGCCAATGGTACCGGTCTGGATTGCCCGGATGACGGTCTGGCTTTCCCGCCAGCGGGCCTGCATGACCTGGCCCGCGTGTTTCGCCCGGTTGCCGACGGCGGCCGCATGGCACGCTCCGGTCTCGTTGATATTGCTGCCAGCCAAGAGCCGGACGGACGTGAGGTGTTCAACAACATCCGTTATGGTGTCTTCGTCACGTTCAAGGCGCACAATGAGTATGCGCGTTCCTGCTTCAAGCAATACGGCCTTCTGACAGATCCATCCGGCTGGTATGCTTCCATGTGGCGCCCGTTCCACATCATCGGTCTCGAAACCTCGATCAGCGTTTTGTCCGCAGTCCTGCGTAATGAGCCGACAGGGTGCTCAAAGGAGTTCCGGGGGGATGCAGTCGCGACCGCCAAGAAGGACATGCAGCCAGGTGAAATGCTGGACGGCGAAGGCGGCTACGCCGTTTGGGCCAACGCAATCCCTGCCAGCCGCAGTCTTGACCTCAAGGCGCTTCCGATCGGGCTTGCACACAATGTCAAACTCAAGCGCGCGATCAAGAAGGACCAGATTGTTTCCTACGATGACGTGGAGCTCGTGAAGGACCTGGATGTGGTCGGACTTCGCCAAGAGATGGAAAATCGTTTCCGCCCGGCAAAAATAGCGGCGGAGTGA